The Paenibacillus crassostreae genome includes a window with the following:
- a CDS encoding lactococcin gives MMTTYEENVASFEKIDSEKAQALVKGRAEALIYIGKAVCPYCQIFVEKLKKVAVETNTTIYYVNSAEKSDMEGITAFRNEYDIPTVPGFVVTKGDTVKVKCDSSMSEEEIKAIMNK, from the coding sequence ATGATGACTACTTATGAAGAAAATGTAGCTAGTTTTGAAAAAATCGATTCCGAAAAAGCACAGGCATTGGTAAAAGGGAGAGCCGAAGCCTTAATCTATATTGGAAAGGCTGTTTGTCCTTATTGTCAAATATTCGTTGAAAAACTAAAAAAAGTTGCTGTGGAAACTAATACGACTATCTATTATGTGAATAGTGCGGAAAAATCCGATATGGAAGGTATTACGGCCTTCCGTAATGAATACGACATTCCAACGGTTCCTGGTTTCGTCGTTACTAAGGGTGACACAGTAAAGGTAAAATGCGATTCATCCATGTCAGAAGAAGAAATCAAAGCTATTATGAATAAATAA